A single region of the Vicia villosa cultivar HV-30 ecotype Madison, WI unplaced genomic scaffold, Vvil1.0 ctg.004750F_1_1, whole genome shotgun sequence genome encodes:
- the LOC131642278 gene encoding uncharacterized protein LOC131642278 has translation MEEFGSFIDRMEVVDVQPIGSIFTWIKPNGKACSRLDRILLSEELVSIWGVVAQETGLRNISDHKPVWLKSSRLDWGPKVFKVNSCWFDHKEFKEFVEKEWNLLKFKGSKAFTLKEKFKRLRDKLRWWNTNVFGWVDLKIEENAKDLNSMEESMLECISQITDEVSLERSRKQEELWKNIHYKERILQQKSRTRWVREGDNNTKFFHATLRARYKRNALISVRRRNGEVVETVQEVKEEVRNQFAARFQEVAVPRPSLHSIDFVSLTVAEANSLRGMEIKVQAQTGLICCS, from the coding sequence ATGGAGGAATTTGGCAGCTTTATAGATCGTATGGAGGTTGTTGATGTCCAACCAATTGGCAGCATTTTCACATGGATCAAACCGAATGGCAAGGCGTGTAGCAGGTTGGATAGAATCCTGCTGTCTGAAGAGTTGGTTTCAATTTGGGGTGTTGTTGCTCAGGAGACGGGCCTAAGGAATATCTCTGACCACAAACCGGTGTGGCTCAAATCAAGTAGGTTGGATTGGGGACCAAAGGTGTTCAAAGTTAATAGCTGTTGGTTTGACCATAAGGAGTTCAAAGAGTTTGTAGAGAAAGAGTGGAATTTACTCAAGTTCAAGGGCAGTAAAGCATTCACATTAAAGGAAAAATTTAAGAGACTAAGGGATAAATTACGATGGTGGAACACTAATGTATTTGGGTGGGTGGATTTGAAAATAGAGGAGAATGCTAAAGATTTAAACTCGATGGAAGAAAGTATGTTGGAGTGCATATCACAAATCACAGATGAAGTGAGTCTTGAAAGGAGTAGGAAGCAGGAAGAGCTCTGGAAAAATATACATTACAAGGAAAGAATCCTTCAACAAAAATCAAGAACAAGATGGGTTAGGGAGGGCGATAATAACACAAAATTTTTCCATGCTACGTTAAGGGCAAGATACAAAAGAAATGCTTTAATCTCGGTGAGAAGGAGGAATGGTGAGGTGGTTGAGACGGTACAAGAGGTGAAGGAGGAAGTAAGGAACCAATTTGCTGCCCGGTTCCAAGAAGTAGCTGTTCCCCGTCCTAGCTTACATAGTATTGACTTTGTTAGCTTGACAGTAGCAGAAGCGAATAGTTTGAGGGGGATGGAGATAAAAGTCCAGGCCCAGACGGGTTTAATTTGCTGTTCATAA